The Sphaerospermopsis torques-reginae ITEP-024 genome has a window encoding:
- a CDS encoding aldo/keto reductase — protein MLYRRFGRTNLQMPVFSCGGMRYQFKWQDVKLEEIPSDNQDNLEAIIRRAVELGINHIETARFYGTSEMQLGQILPKLAREKLIIQTKVPPFADGKEFRKTFETSLSYLNLDYVDLLGLHGINNAEFLNYSLGDGGCLEVAKELQKEGKVRFIGFSTHAPLDIILQAINTNQFDYINLHWYYINQWNWSAIEAANKLDMGVFIISPSNKGGLLYQPSEKLVNLCQPLSPMVFNDLFCLSHPQVNTLSIGAAKPSDFDEHLKTLELLDKADEILPPIITRLENAAIDVLGEDWVKSWDQNLPSWEETPGQINIKFVLWLLNLALAYDMVEYGKMRYNLLGNGNHWFPGNQADKLDELDLRGCLINSPHAEKIPQMLAKANAMLKGKDVKRLSQS, from the coding sequence ATGTTATACAGAAGATTTGGACGTACAAATTTACAAATGCCGGTGTTTTCCTGTGGAGGAATGCGCTATCAATTTAAATGGCAAGATGTTAAACTAGAGGAAATTCCTTCAGATAATCAGGATAATTTAGAAGCTATTATTCGTCGTGCTGTTGAGTTGGGTATTAATCATATTGAAACTGCACGATTTTATGGTACTTCGGAAATGCAGTTAGGTCAAATATTGCCTAAATTGGCACGAGAAAAGTTGATTATTCAAACAAAAGTTCCTCCATTTGCAGATGGAAAAGAATTTAGAAAAACATTTGAAACATCTTTATCATATCTCAATTTAGACTATGTTGATTTATTAGGTTTACATGGTATTAATAATGCTGAATTTTTAAATTATAGTCTTGGTGATGGTGGTTGTTTAGAAGTTGCTAAGGAACTACAAAAAGAAGGAAAAGTCAGATTTATCGGTTTTTCAACTCATGCACCTTTAGATATAATTTTACAGGCAATTAATACCAATCAATTTGATTATATTAACCTGCATTGGTATTATATAAATCAATGGAATTGGTCAGCGATTGAAGCTGCTAATAAGTTAGATATGGGGGTGTTTATTATCAGTCCTTCTAATAAAGGAGGTTTGTTATATCAACCTTCTGAAAAGTTGGTTAATCTTTGTCAACCATTAAGTCCAATGGTGTTTAATGATTTGTTTTGTTTAAGTCATCCCCAAGTAAATACATTAAGTATTGGTGCTGCAAAACCCAGTGATTTTGATGAACATTTAAAAACCTTAGAATTATTAGACAAAGCTGATGAAATCTTACCTCCAATTATCACCAGGTTAGAAAATGCTGCTATAGATGTTTTAGGGGAAGATTGGGTAAAATCTTGGGATCAAAATTTACCAAGTTGGGAAGAAACACCAGGACAAATTAATATTAAATTTGTGTTATGGTTGTTGAATTTAGCTTTAGCTTATGATATGGTGGAGTATGGAAAAATGCGTTATAATCTATTAGGTAATGGTAATCACTGGTTTCCTGGTAATCAAGCAGATAAATTAGATGAATTAGATTTGAGAGGATGTTTAATTAATAGTCCTCATGCTGAGAAAATCCCCCAAATGTTAGCTAAAGCAAATGCAATGTTAAAGGGTAAAGATGTAAAAAGATTATCTCAAAGTTAG
- the pabB gene encoding aminodeoxychorismate synthase component I, which yields MKTLIIDNYDSYTFNLYQFIAEVNGENPIVIRNDEVDWENLTKINFDNVVISPGPGRPEKIEDFGICGQVLKSLKIPVLGVCLGHQGLGYFYGGKIIHAPEIKHGRLSEVYHNNCELFQGLPPSFLAVCYNSLVVADDIPECLEKIAWTPEGVVMGLRHRHLPFWGVQFHPESICTEYGKEIFKNFRNITAKFYNSQIPENIDKRNIFLPKKNQNQQQKQYQVYSKKLDIYPDAEQVFTQLFGDKVNSFWLDSSRYEPGLSRFSFMGDNSGIHSLLVEYWTENKEIKITQGDKITTYQESIFDYLQREIKNRHFVNEELPFNFNCGFVGYFGYELKAECGGNLGHKSNLPDAVFILADRIIAFDHQEQVIYLVCLSTEEETAKSWFLETELKLQSLSLLKPIIKPAQQKNKTIKFHLQQIEKNYLDDIQTSLKEIYEGETYQVCLTNKLSTEVTPEPLEFYRTLRKINPAPYSAFLKLGNYNKNFSIACSSPERFLSIDSQGWVETKPIKGTLTRGKTPQEDELLKASLRNSEKDRSENLMIVDLLRNDLGRVCQVASVHVPKLMDVETYSTVHQLVTTIRGLLRPEMDAIDCIKNAFPGGSMTGAPKIRTMEIIDKLEPKARGIYSGAIGFLSCNGAADLNIVIRTAILTSEKTSIGVGGGIVALSNSQAELEEMLLKAKALIEALVITVNGEFNSEQYQIVDAHNFVFRDQEIPDPVILFMKKVN from the coding sequence GTGAAAACATTAATCATTGATAATTATGATTCTTACACCTTTAATTTATATCAATTCATTGCGGAGGTAAATGGAGAAAATCCTATTGTCATCCGTAATGATGAAGTTGACTGGGAAAATTTGACCAAGATTAATTTTGATAATGTGGTCATTTCTCCAGGTCCCGGTAGACCAGAAAAAATAGAAGATTTTGGTATTTGTGGTCAAGTTTTAAAAAGTCTCAAAATTCCTGTTTTGGGTGTCTGTTTAGGACATCAAGGTTTAGGTTATTTTTATGGTGGTAAAATTATTCATGCACCAGAAATTAAACATGGTAGATTGAGTGAAGTTTATCACAATAATTGTGAATTATTTCAAGGTTTACCACCTTCATTTTTAGCTGTTTGTTATAATTCCTTAGTTGTTGCGGATGACATACCCGAATGTTTAGAAAAAATTGCTTGGACTCCAGAAGGTGTAGTCATGGGTTTGCGTCATCGACATTTACCTTTTTGGGGTGTACAATTTCATCCTGAATCAATTTGTACTGAATACGGAAAAGAGATTTTTAAAAACTTTAGAAATATAACTGCCAAATTCTATAATTCTCAAATTCCCGAAAACATAGATAAGAGAAATATATTTTTACCCAAAAAAAATCAAAATCAGCAACAGAAACAATATCAAGTTTATAGTAAAAAATTAGATATATATCCTGATGCAGAACAGGTATTTACACAGCTTTTTGGTGACAAGGTAAATAGCTTTTGGTTAGATAGTAGTAGATATGAACCTGGGTTATCTCGCTTTTCCTTTATGGGAGATAATAGTGGTATTCATAGTTTATTAGTTGAATACTGGACAGAAAATAAAGAAATTAAAATTACTCAAGGTGATAAAATAACAACTTATCAAGAAAGTATCTTTGATTATTTACAACGAGAAATTAAAAATAGACATTTTGTAAATGAAGAATTACCCTTTAATTTTAACTGCGGTTTTGTGGGTTATTTTGGATATGAATTAAAAGCAGAATGTGGAGGAAATTTAGGACATAAGTCTAATTTACCTGATGCTGTGTTTATTTTAGCAGATAGAATCATTGCTTTTGATCATCAGGAACAAGTTATTTATTTAGTCTGTTTAAGCACAGAAGAAGAAACTGCAAAATCATGGTTTTTAGAGACAGAATTAAAATTACAAAGTTTGTCATTATTAAAACCAATCATTAAACCTGCACAGCAAAAAAACAAAACCATTAAATTTCATTTACAACAGATCGAAAAAAACTATCTTGACGATATTCAAACATCATTAAAAGAAATTTATGAAGGTGAAACTTATCAAGTTTGTTTAACGAATAAATTATCTACAGAAGTAACACCTGAACCTTTAGAATTTTATCGCACATTACGGAAAATTAACCCTGCACCTTATTCAGCTTTTTTGAAGTTGGGAAACTATAATAAAAATTTCAGTATTGCTTGTTCTTCACCAGAAAGATTTTTAAGTATAGACTCTCAAGGTTGGGTAGAAACAAAACCCATCAAAGGAACATTAACCAGGGGAAAAACACCCCAAGAGGATGAACTTTTAAAAGCAAGTTTACGTAATAGTGAAAAAGATCGTTCTGAAAATTTAATGATAGTCGATTTATTGCGTAATGACTTAGGGAGAGTTTGTCAAGTTGCTAGTGTTCATGTTCCCAAATTAATGGATGTAGAAACCTATAGTACAGTACATCAATTAGTAACTACAATTAGGGGTTTATTACGTCCAGAAATGGATGCTATTGACTGTATTAAAAATGCTTTTCCTGGTGGTTCAATGACAGGTGCGCCAAAAATTAGAACTATGGAAATTATAGATAAATTAGAACCCAAAGCAAGAGGTATTTATTCTGGTGCAATTGGTTTTTTAAGTTGTAATGGTGCAGCAGATTTAAATATAGTCATTCGTACTGCAATTTTAACATCTGAAAAAACTTCTATAGGTGTAGGAGGGGGTATTGTAGCTTTGTCAAACTCTCAAGCAGAACTAGAAGAAATGTTGTTGAAAGCAAAAGCATTAATTGAAGCTTTAGTCATTACTGTTAACGGTGAATTTAATTCTGAACAATATCAAATTGTAGATGCTCACAACTTTGTATTTAGGGATCAAGAAATTCCCGATCCAGTAATTTTATTTATGAAGAAAGTTAATTAG
- the rpiA gene encoding ribose-5-phosphate isomerase RpiA — MSVSADPVKLMKQEVGKAAANLVKSGSIVGLGTGSTTAYTIQFLGDRLKSGELKDIVGIPTSFQSEVLAKQYGVPLTTLDAIDHIDIAIDGADEVDPHKNLIKGGGAAHTREKVVDYLAKEFIVVVDSGKLVDRLGSVFAVPVEVIPMAITPVINAIKKLGGQPELRMGVKKAGPVITDQGNMVVDVRFDSIDDPVTLETTLNNIPGVLENGIFVNCVSQVLIGEVIDGQPVVRQM; from the coding sequence ATGTCCGTATCAGCAGATCCCGTAAAGTTAATGAAGCAAGAAGTTGGTAAAGCAGCAGCGAACCTAGTAAAATCAGGTTCTATTGTTGGGTTGGGTACGGGTTCAACTACAGCTTATACTATACAGTTTTTGGGCGATCGCCTCAAGTCTGGTGAACTCAAAGATATTGTCGGTATCCCTACTTCTTTTCAGTCGGAAGTGTTAGCAAAACAGTACGGTGTTCCTCTCACCACTTTAGACGCTATTGATCATATTGATATCGCTATTGATGGTGCTGATGAAGTTGACCCCCATAAAAACTTGATTAAAGGTGGTGGTGCTGCTCATACCCGCGAAAAAGTGGTAGATTATTTAGCAAAAGAATTTATTGTGGTGGTTGATAGCGGTAAGTTGGTTGACCGTTTGGGTTCTGTTTTTGCAGTACCCGTGGAAGTAATTCCGATGGCTATCACTCCTGTAATTAATGCTATCAAAAAACTCGGTGGTCAGCCAGAATTACGTATGGGTGTGAAAAAAGCAGGTCCAGTCATCACTGACCAAGGTAACATGGTGGTAGATGTCAGATTTGATAGTATTGATGATCCTGTAACTTTGGAAACAACACTGAATAATATTCCCGGTGTTTTGGAAAATGGCATCTTTGTTAACTGTGTCAGTCAGGTTTTAATTGGTGAAGTTATTGATGGTCAACCTGTTGTTCGTCAAATGTAG